A DNA window from Engystomops pustulosus chromosome 6, aEngPut4.maternal, whole genome shotgun sequence contains the following coding sequences:
- the LOC140134990 gene encoding uncharacterized protein, whose protein sequence is MSIARSTFLLLLGVFFTPFCAKAQSVCSLSSSVNTNNYTLSVSSGNLLNNSIYTVTLSSNSNTTVEVLFQVILNNNSVGTWSAASISNNTCTNGFGVSFTFSSNSSLSVNWTSPSNLDATTLTISAFINESNGVFKTEKTLSANSTAATSAPATTDASATANSINSTSAPATTNASSVASVSATANSTNSTSAPATSNASSVANVSATADSTNSTSAPTIANASSAANVSATANSSNSTSAPTIATASSAANVSATANSSNSTSAPTTANATVASNTSNSTSASNNATTRIVTTATTNGGHTNNPSSVVFAFCLLMITSKLLS, encoded by the exons ATGTCCATCGCCAGATCTACCTTTCTTCTCCTGCTTGGAGTATTCTTCACTCCATTCTGTGCAAAGGCTCAGAGTGTGTGCTCACTGTCTTCTAGTGTTAATACTAATAACTACACATTGAGTGTATCTTCAGGGAATCTTCTGAACAATTCCATCTATACAG tcacgCTGTCTTCAAACTCAAATACAACTGTTGAGGTTCTGTTCCAGGTTATTCTTAACAACAATTCTGTAGGAACCTGGTCAGCTGCAAGTATTTCTAACAACACATGTACCAATGGATTTGGAGTTTCTTTCACATTTTCCAGTAACTCATCCCTTTCTGTCAACTGGACTTCGCCATCCAATCTTGATGCAACTACTCTTACCATCAG tgcTTTTATAAATGAAAGCAATGGTGTGTTCAAGACTGAGAAAACATTGAGTGCTAATAGTACAG CTGCTACAAGTGCTCCAGCAACAACAGACGCTTCAGCTACTGCAAATTCTATAAATTCTACAAGTGCTCCAGCCACGACAAATGCTTCATCCGTTGCCAGTGTTTCGGCTACTGCAAATTCCACAAATTCTACAAGTGCTCCAGCCACTTCAAATGCTTCATCTGTAGCCAATGTTTCAGCTACTGCAGATTCTACAAATTCTACAAGTGCTCCGACCATTGCAAATGCTTCATCTGCTGCCAATGTTTCAGCTACTGCAAATTCTTCAAATTCTACAAGTGCTCCGACCATTGCAACTGCTTCATCTGCTGCCAATGTTTCAGCTACTGCAAATTCTTCAAATTCTACAAGTGCTCCGACCACTGCAAATGCAACAGTAGCTTCAAACACTTCAAATTCTACAAGTGCTTCTAATAATGCGACTACTAGAATTGTTACTACCGCTACGACAAACGGAGGCCATACCAACAACCCTAGCTCTGTGGTTTTTGCTTTTTGCCTACTTATGATCACCAGCAAGTTATTGTCTTAA